Proteins from a genomic interval of Hemicordylus capensis ecotype Gifberg chromosome 14, rHemCap1.1.pri, whole genome shotgun sequence:
- the LOC128337702 gene encoding uncharacterized protein LOC128337702, with protein MPSRKGPGKEKGKGKAPAPKRPQARPREPDPSSGSEDEGQLVMARILSRLEALESRKKATRGEGSKAVGKQGARKAGNQPNKQLQLLQSIEARLDALESGEGEATGAMENASRNALDADVGSFGGALSNSRPSSQGASRSFSTPPMEPWILEAEEAIRLSLAPSTRVRYASAIREFHAFRVDTGLEDLWPIPVEHIMRYSTHLHGRGLATGSIGGKLAALAFQAKMKGFADSTTDFRVRRMLEGWARVNPSQPDTRVPLAPTTLQQVLPLFNDICFSNFEVRLLRASCLVAFFGALRISELVASSRSDTSAWALQWGDARVERDKVELHLRRAKTDQKGKGATITLAEGTDEGLCPVRAMRDYMAVRGEGEGQLFRHADATPLTRFQFWALVKEALRRAGLDPRVYGTHSFRIGAASSVAAAGLTEKRIRALGRWRSSACRRYIRPLPK; from the exons ATGCCATCAAGGAAAGGGCCCggtaaggagaaggggaaggggaaggccccGGCCCCTAAGCGGCCTCAAGCACGGCCCAGGGAACCCGACCCCTCCTCGGGATCAGAGGATGAAGGGCAGCTGGTAATGGCGAGGATCTTGTCTCGCTTAGAGGCGTTGGAGTCCAGGAAGAAAGCTACTCGAGGGGAGGGGTCCAAGGCGGTTGGAAAGCAGGGTGCGAGAAAAGCGGGGAACCAACCTAATAAGCAGCTGCAACTTTTACAGTCCATTGAGGCGAGGCTGGATGCACTGGAGAGTGGCGAAGGGGAGGCAACTGGAGCAATGGAGAATGCCAGCCGGAACGCCTTGGATGCAGATGTCGGGTCTTTTG GAGGAGCGCTTTCGAACTCTCGCCCCAGCAGCCAGGGAGCTTCCCGAAGTTTTTCCACTCCACCTATGGAACCTTGGATTCTAGAGGCAGAGGAGGCCATTCGCCTATCCCTAGCACCTAGCACAAGAGTGCGCTATGCGTCGGCTATCCGTGAGTTTCATGCATTTAGGGTTGACACAGGGCTGGAGGACCTATGGCCCATCCCAGTCGAGCACATAATGCGCTATAGCACACATTTACATGGGAGGGGCTTGGCCACGGGGTCCATTGGGGGTAAGTTGGCAGCACTGGCTTTCCAGGCCAAAATGAAGGGGTTCGCGGACTCCACCACTGACTTCCGGGTGCGCAGAATGCTCGAGGGATGGGCGCGAGTAAACCCCTCTCAACCAGATACGAGGGTCCCACTGGCGCCAACAACACTGCAACAGGTGCTCCCACTTTTTAATGATATTTGTTTTTCCAACTTTGAGGTACGGTTGCTCAGGGCTTCCTGCCTCGTGGCCTTCTTCGGTGCCCTGCGAATCAGTGAGCtggtcgcctcctccaggtctgATACATCAGCGTGGGCCCTGCAGTGGGGGGATGCCCGGGTAGAGAGGGACAAGGTGGAGTTGCACCTGAGGCGGGCTAAGACCGACCAGAAGGGCAAGGGAGCCACCATCACCCTGGCAGAGGGGACTGATGAGGGCCTGTGCCCGGTGAGGGCCATGAGGGATTACATGGCGGtgcgtggggagggagaaggccagTTGTTCCGTCATGCGGATGCTACGCCCTTGACGCGCTTCCAGTTCTGGGCTCTGGTCAAAGAGGCTTTGAGGAGGGCAGGCCTGGACCCGCGTGTTTATGGCACCCACTCCTTTCGGATAGGGGCAGCATCTTCAGTTGCAGCCGCGGGGCTGACGGAAAAGCGGATCCGGGCGTTGGGGAGGTGGCGTTCATCCGCATGTCGCCGCTACATACGCCCACTGCCGAAGTGA